CGCTACGAGGGCCCCTGGGGAGCCCTGAGCGGCCCCCCTGGTAGAGGCTGGGCAGTACGAGGACGCCCAGCACCGCCTGGCCCCGGCCAGTCCGCAGGCTGAGGATGCGATCGCGGTCGGCTGCGCTCAGCCGGCGGTAGAGGCTCGGGTCTCCCAGCACTCGCAGCAGGTTGTTGCTCATCAGCGCGTAGGTCTCCTGCGCCAGGCCGGGCTCCCCGTGCTGCTGGGCAAAGGCCAGCACGTCCAGGCAACTGCCCAGGTCCAGCCGCCGCCGCAGGGCCGCCGCCGTGGTGGGCTCCAGGGCCCGGGAGCTGGGTTTCCGGGGCCCCTCCACCACCCCCCAACTCCCGGGCCTCTGCAGAAACACCAGGAGTTTCCGGGCCTCCTTCTGCTTCTCTGTGAGCGCCCCGCTGCGGCTGGCAGGGCTGCCCCCCTCCCCCGGCGGCTCCTCTTGAGGGTCCCCTGAGGCAGCCGGCCTGACCTCCTGCTGCGAGGTCGGGGCGATTTCACACCTGCTGCGTTTCCGTGGCTGGGGTACCGGCTGTGAGAGCCTCACAGAGGAGCAGGCCACGGGGCCAGACAGCCTCTGTGCAGACGGCTGTGGGGGGCCCCTGGGCACTGCGCCTTGGGACAGGGAGTCTAGACTTTTCTCCCTGGTTCCCTCTCCTCTTAGGCCTGGGGGAGGGTCTGGGCTGGGCGTTCCGTTGGTCTCGGAGCTTCTTGTCTGTGGCTGACCTCCAGCCTCAACCAGGCCCCCTATATCTGTCCCCATGACTGTCCCCACTGAAGAAGAGGGGCCATCTCTGTCCTCAGAGTTTGTGGAAGTGCTGGGATCCACAGGGCTCCCAGGAACCGCCCTTGGGACACTCCCTTGGGGCCTCTCTTgcctggggaaggggtggcttCTGAGAACCATGGCAGTAAGGTTTCCCCAGCTGGCTGAGACCTGCCCCTCCTGGTAGCGGCTGGGGAGAGCCACACTCTCCTGAGGCTTTGACCCACCAGCTGGGGCAGGGGATGCAGCTGGGGCAGGGGATGCTGCTGGGGCAGGAGATGTGACTGGGGTCGGGGCTGGAGTTGGAGCTGGGGTTAGGGCTGGGATTGGGGCTGAGGTGAGGGTTGGGACTGGGACTGGGCCTGGGGCTGGAGttggggctggagctggagctggggctggagtTGTAGCTGGacttggggctggggctggggttgaAGTTGGAGCTGAGGTTGGAGCTGGGGTTGGAGCTGAGGTGGGGGATGAGGttgaggtgggggctggggtcTGTACTGATGCAGGGGAtgaggccagggctggggcttGGACTGAGATTGGAACTGAAGTTAAGACTTGGACTGAGGCTGAACTTGGGTCTAGCGCTGCTCTGAGATTTTTGCCCACAGAAGGACCCTGGGTAACCCCCAGGGGCAAAAAATCTGAAGGAGACGGGGTCGGGAGAGTCAGGGCTTCAGGTGGGAACCCGGGGCCGGGAGCTGCGGGGAGGGAGGCAGACAGCGCGCCAGGCTCACGGCTCTGGGAAGGGGCGCGGCTGCGGAAGGCTGCGGCCGGCTTTGCTTGCTCCAGGGGCCGGGTGCGCCCCAGGTCAGCGGCAGGACTGTCGTCTCGGGGGCCGTCAGCCCCGGCCTCGCGCGCATCGTTGGCCCCTGAGGCCCCCGGCCCTTGGGACGAGAGTGGGCGTCCTTGAGGCGGACTGTCTAGCCAGGGGCGCGTAGAGCCTGGGGCTGGGCCAAAGCTCCGGGTGCTCGGGACCTCCCTGCTGGCCCAGGGCCAGCCTCCTCCGGTGGCAGCGACCCCCGAAGCCGCCCTGCTCCAGCCAACCTTAGCCCCAGAGCCCCCCGTCTGAGACCCAGGCTGCGGGGCGCAGGGCGCGGGCAGCGCCGGGGGTGCGGGCTCCTGGGCGAGTGGGGGTCCTGTGGGCAGGCCGCGCGCGTGGGCGTCCAGGGCGGCGGCCTCATCCACCGCGTCCCACACGCTCCCCGCGGCGCCCAGGCGAAGCGGGTCCAGTTTCCGGGGGCGGCGGGCTCTGTCTCCGGAGCCAGCGTCCATCCTCCGCCGCCGGCCCCGGCCTCTCCCCAGCGAGCCCGAGGGCCCTGCGCCCGCCTGCCAGGGGCCAGTGTCCTGTTGCCCCGCGGGGCCCGCCGCCTGGCAAGAGGGTGCCCTGACACCACCTGTCTCCGCCTGCGCCTCCGCTTCGCTGCCAGGGCTCCGAGGAGTGAAGTGGATCAGGAGCGGGGCGGACATCCCCAGCTCTTCGCTCCTGCCCAGGAGGGCAGTGCCTGGCCTGGGAGGCTCCTTTCCTTCCGCTCGGGGGGCCGTGGGGGTGGCTCTGCCCCGTTGTTGTCCTAATGCCCCTCTGCGGGCCTCCTCGACAGCTGTCTTGAGTGGAAGCCGGGCCATGGTGGCCGGGCCCCCGCCCGGGGCTGCAGCAGGGACAGGGCTCCGCTGGCCGCGTCCTGGGGGCTCCAGTTTCCCCTGCCCTGGGCTCGGCCCCTCGCTGCCATCACTAACCTTGGACTTCGGTTGCAGGGCCAGATCCGCTCCTCCTGCCTGATGAGGTTGAGCCCCGAGGGCTGTGGACACTGGTCCTGCCGCCTCTTGGTCGTGCCCGGAGCCAAACCAGTGTAAGGCCAGCGCTGTggcagccaccacagccagcgCCAGGAGGGCCAGCACAGCACTATCCCAGTCATTGTCACTGTCCCAGTCCCAGCCCCAGAGGGGACCGTCTGGCTCCAAGGTGCCCTGGATCATGGTTCAGGGCTGCAACCCGCTGCAAGGGGCCTGATGGCAGGCTGGCAGTGCATACAGAGCACAGAGACCTGGGCTGGGGCACCGGCCAGCGCCCGCCCCAAGGGCTGCCCAGTTAAGGTGGACCAGTCCTCCAGGGCCTGGGAAGGGTAGGGTCTCTGCTTGCACCCAGGCCTGGGGGTATCAGTAGGGCCTGGCTGCAGATATCAGGAAACAGTGAGGCTTATGGTAGGATAGGAGCCCAGGGTCTCTGCAAGCACCTCACCAGCTCCTGCCCTCTTCTCCTCAAAGGCCCCAGGGTCCAATGGCAGCGTTCCTGAGCTCTGTGCTGACATCACAGCCAACCTGCTTCTGCCTGGTAGACCCTCACATCCCTAAATTCATTCCACACCCCAGAGTCTCTCCTCTCAGCCTGGGTCCAGCTTCAGGGGGCTTGGCAGGGAAGGGTTACCCACAGGGAGATGTTATCTCCAGCTCTAGCAATGTGATGCGGCCCTGATGAAATCACCAGAAACTGGAGAGGCTGATTCCACCGTGGGCCAGCACGGGAGGGGTGGGGGCCAgcacgggggggggggggagtgggCACCACGGGAGGGGTGGGGGCCAGCACGGGAGGGGGGGGCCAGCACGGGAGGGGTGGGGACCGTGCCTGATGGTGGTCTCTCGAGCTGAAGAGGGAGACCCTGGGCATGGGTCCTGGCAGTGAGCATTATCATTGCAGGAGTGCAGTGGAAATTTGCCTTGGGGCACAGGGAGGGAGCAtagaggggaggcagaggttcccatAGCTCCTCCTCCAGCAGCTTCTGGACTCCTTGCTCTGGGTTCACCAGACATGGGATAGGGTTTTCaagtcaacagaaaaaaaaataaatgggataaaaaaaatccaaacatatTTCTCTCTTTATGGCCAGGCTTATTTCAGCCCACCTAGACCTTCTAGGATCTCCTAGACCCCCTGCACTCATCGAGAGTGTCTTGACTGCCCAGATGAGACTCTCACTGTGTCCGTGGTGAGCCCTGAGTCCAGCCTGCCCCCTGCTCTAGTTACCGCGTCAGCCAGCACCTGGATCCTTTAGAAACCACCCCCCTCTGGCCCCAGGTGCTCTAATAGCCAGACTCTGGGTGTCTTCATCTCAGTCCTCAGCCTTCCCTTATCTGAGCTGAGGACTCGCCCGCAAGACCACATCCTGGCTGGTACCTCCTAGCCCTGGTTCAGGCCGGCATGTGGGTGCCTCTGTCGGATGTGAGCACTGACTTCCTGAGGAAGAAGCCTTGGCTCCTCCATCTGCTCCTTACTTAATCCCATCTCAGGAGTGAGTCTTGGGACAGGTGCCAGGTGGGGCTCAGACATGAAAAAGAGCCTGGAGTCCCTGGGACAAAGGCAGGACTCCCTGGAAAGTGCTGTGtgtatttttccttcctctgggaCACAGTAGGCCTGGGGATTTCTCCCTTACTCAAGCAGCAAGGAGATGGCCTAGGAGTGTCCCTGGCACCCAGCCTGAATGCTACTGAGCCTCAGGTAACTCACCTCCCAGGTCCCCCTGGGACTATTAGATGACAGTGAGAGGGTGAAGGTAGGCCCCACACCTTAAGGTGGACCTCAAGTTGGGGAAAGGCTTTCTAGATCCTGCCCTTATTCTCTGTCCCAGTCTCAGGCTCTGCCTCTTGGTTAAGTTTGGGGTCCACAAATCTTCAGAGGATGGAGATGACACCCCCCTACCTGCACCTTCTTACAGGCCATTCAGTGCCCATCAGTCAACTCCACCCGGCTTCTGAAGACCCCAGGCTCTGTCAGAGAACAAGGGCAGCGTTCAGCCCATGGTGCCTTAGGACACCATGGTAGGAGGAACTGAACAGAGGAAGTCACCCCACCAGCTCCCCCAGGTGTGAGGACCCCTATAGCAAGGACATGCTCAGTCCCATTCTCTGTGGAAGGGAAATGCCTCACTTTGTCAAAAGTCAGATCAAGGGCAGAACTTTGTCCCTTGTGGGGAAACTCCCGGTCGGGAAGGTGCCTGAGGACAGGTCACTCCCCGAAATG
This window of the Rhinopithecus roxellana isolate Shanxi Qingling chromosome 13, ASM756505v1, whole genome shotgun sequence genome carries:
- the KLHDC7B gene encoding kelch domain-containing protein 7B, with amino-acid sequence MIQGTLEPDGPLWGWDWDSDNDWDSAVLALLALAVVAATALALHWFGSGHDQEAAGPVSTALGAQPHQAGGADLALQPKSKVSDGSEGPSPGQGKLEPPGRGQRSPVPAAAPGGGPATMARLPLKTAVEEARRGALGQQRGRATPTAPRAEGKEPPRPGTALLGRSEELGMSAPLLIHFTPRSPGSEAEAQAETGGVRAPSCQAAGPAGQQDTGPWQAGAGPSGSLGRGRGRRRRMDAGSGDRARRPRKLDPLRLGAAGSVWDAVDEAAALDAHARGLPTGPPLAQEPAPPALPAPCAPQPGSQTGGSGAKVGWSRAASGVAATGGGWPWASREVPSTRSFGPAPGSTRPWLDSPPQGRPLSSQGPGASGANDAREAGADGPRDDSPAADLGRTRPLEQAKPAAAFRSRAPSQSREPGALSASLPAAPGPGFPPEALTLPTPSPSDFLPLGVTQGPSVGKNLRAALDPSSASVQVLTSVPISVQAPALASSPASVQTPAPTSTSSPTSAPTPAPTSAPTSTPAPAPSPATTPAPAPAPAPTPAPGPVPVPTLTSAPIPALTPAPTPAPTPVTSPAPAASPAPAASPAPAGGSKPQESVALPSRYQEGQVSASWGNLTAMVLRSHPFPRQERPQGSVPRAVPGSPVDPSTSTNSEDRDGPSSSVGTVMGTDIGGLVEAGGQPQTRSSETNGTPSPDPPPGLRGEGTREKSLDSLSQGAVPRGPPQPSAQRLSGPVACSSVRLSQPVPQPRKRSRCEIAPTSQQEVRPAASGDPQEEPPGEGGSPASRSGALTEKQKEARKLLVFLQRPGSWGVVEGPRKPSSRALEPTTAAALRRRLDLGSCLDVLAFAQQHGEPGLAQETYALMSNNLLRVLGDPSLYRRLSAADRDRILSLRTGRGQAVLGVLVLPSLYQGGRSGLPRGPRSEEPPVVAPVPLPLRSHLHVFNPRENTWRPLTQVPEEAPLRGCGLCTMHNYLFLAGGIRGSGAKAVCSNEVFCYNPLTNIWSQVRPMQQARAQLKLVALDGLLYAIGGECLYSMECYDPRTDAWTPRAPLPAGTFPVAHEAVACRGDIYVTGGHLFYRLLRYSPVKDAWDECPYSASHRRSSDIVALGGFLYRFDLLRGVGAAVMRYNTVTGSWSRAASLPLPAPAPLRCTTLGNTIYCLNPQVTATFTVSGGTAQFQAKELQPFPLGSTGVLSPFILTLPAEDRLQTSL